A portion of the Gorilla gorilla gorilla isolate KB3781 chromosome X, NHGRI_mGorGor1-v2.1_pri, whole genome shotgun sequence genome contains these proteins:
- the TASL gene encoding TLR adapter interacting with SLC15A4 on the lysosome produces the protein MLSEGYLSGLEYWNDIHWSCASYNEQVAGEKEEETNSVATLSYSSVDETQVRSLYVSCKSSGKFISSVHSRESQHSRSQRVTVLQTNPNPVFESPNLAAVEICRDASRETYLVPSSCKSICKNYNDLQIAGGQVMAINSVTTDFPSESSFEYGPLLKSSEIPLPMEDSISTQPSDFPQKPIQRYSSYWRITSIKEKSSLQMQNPISNAVLNEYLEQKVVELYKQYIMDTVFHDSSPTQILASELIMTSVDQISLQVSREKNLETSKARDIVFSRLLQLMSTEITEISTPSLHISQYSNVNP, from the coding sequence ATGCTGTCAGAAGGGTATCTCAGTGGACTTGAGTACTGGAATGACATCCACTGGAGTTGTGCCTCTTATAATGAGCAGGTGGctggggaaaaggaagaggagacaaATTCTGTTGCTACCCTTTCCTATTCCTCTGTGGATGAAACACAAGTCAGAAGTCTGTACGTGAGCTGCAAATCATCTGGCAAGTTTATCTCTTCAGTGCATTCAAGAGAGAGCCAACATAGCAGAAGTCAGAGAGTCACAGTGCTGCAGACAAACCCCAATCCTGTGTTTGAAAGCCCAAACTTGGCTGCAGTTGAAATATGTAGAGATGCCAGCAGAGAGACCTACTTGGTTCCATCTTCTTGCAAAAGTATTTGCAAGAATTATAATGACTTACAGATTGCAGGGGGCCAGGTGATGGCCATTAATTCAGTGACAACAGATTTTCCCTctgagagcagttttgaatatgGCCCTTTGCTGAAGTCATCTGAGATTCCTTTACCCATGGAGGATTCCATTTCTACTCAGCCCAGTGACTTTCCCCAAAAACCTATCCAGCGGTACTCATCCTATTGGAGAATAACAAGCATCAAAGAGAAAAGCAGCTTGCAAATGCAGAATCCTATTTCTAATGCAGTGCTGAATGAGTACCTGGAGCAGAAGGTTGTGGAGTTATATAAACAGTACATTATGGACACCGTGTTTCATGACAGTTCTCCTACCCAGATTCTGGCGTCTGAACTCATCATGACAAGTGTAGACCAAATCAGTCTTCAAGTGTCTAGAGAGAAGAATCTGGAGACCTCAAAAGCCAGAGATATAGTCTTTAGCCGCCTATTGCAATTGATGTCAACTGAAATTACTGAAATTAGCACTCCTAGTCTCCATATTTCTCAGTATAGCAATGTAAATCCATAG